In Passer domesticus isolate bPasDom1 chromosome 9, bPasDom1.hap1, whole genome shotgun sequence, a genomic segment contains:
- the IL5RA gene encoding interleukin-5 receptor subunit alpha isoform X1, with protein sequence MMASGMSVFLFLLWTTNTPQGAGVQVLPPVNFTLTVSALGQVLLHWEPNPAQEQNNSTIRYDVKILSPEPEEYDTRRTHSVRTAALHNGFSARVRTLLLQQDLQMSSDWVEGNLPPLPGAAETSVTNLSCVTHVTISGNVSLHCTWLPGQGAPEDTKYFLFYRYETHTEECPTYTKDKWSRNTECRFSSTQIKPGEIDNLIVIHINGSSKRAAIKPFQQLFNQNAIEKVNIPRNISISLEQNDLLAMWEKPISPFHEECFEYEFYLINLKSGNKQILKISSNSFQLRVDASSRYSIRIRAKHNHLCRASGAWSDWSETIYVGQNKLENSTAWILTLLCVTTSCTLLLVAIICQINHVWSKLFPPIPTPSNKFRDPFPVDYERARTCPSSTETEVGSLAEGLSCSVLDDSVF encoded by the exons ATGATGGCCAGTGGGATGTCAGTTTTCCTGTTCCTCCTCTGGACAACAAACACACCTCAAGGTGCAGGAG tcCAGGTTTTGCCACCTGTTAACTTCACCCTCACAGTCTCTGCATTAGGACAAGTGCTGTTACACTGGGAGCCAAACCCTGCTCAGGAACAAAACAACTCCACCATCAGATACGATGTGAAAATCCTGAGCCCTGAGCCAGAAGAg TATGACACCAGGAGGACTCACAGTGTGCGAACAGCGGCGCTTCACAACGGCTTCTCCGCCCGCGTGCGCACCTTGCTCCTCCAGCAGGACCTCCAGATGAGCAGTGACTGGGTGGAGGGAAACCTCCCACCTCTGCCAG GTGCTGCAGAGACCTCTGTCACCAAcctgtcctgtgtcacccaCGTCACCATCTCTGGCAATGTCTCCCTCCATTGCACTTGGCTCCCTGGCCAAGGGGCTCCAGAAGACACCAAATACTTCCTCTTTTACAG GTATgagacacacacagaggaatGTCCCACTTACACCAAGGACAAGTGGAGCAGGAATACCGAGTGCAGGTTTTCAAGTACTCAGATTAAACCTGGTGAGATTGACAACCTCATTGTCATTCACATCAATGGCTCCAGCAAACGTGCTGCAATCAAGCCTTTTCAGCAGTTATTTAACCAAAACGCCATCG AGAAAGTGAATATTCCCAGAAACATCAGCATATCCCTGGAGCAAAACGACCTCCTGGCCATGTGGGAGAAGCCAATTTCTCCTTTCCACGAGGAATGTTTTGAATATGAATTTTATCTCATCAACCTGAAGTCAGGCAACAAGCAG ATCCTGAAGATCTCCTCCAACAGTTTCCAGCTGCGGGTGGATGCCAGCAGCAGATATTCCATCAGGATCAGGGCCAAGCACAACCACCTCTGCCGTGCCTCAGGGGCCTGGAGTGACTGGAGTGAAACCATCTATGTTG GGCAAAACAAACTGGAGAATTCCACAGCCTGGATTCTCACTCTGCTCTGTGTGACCACGTCCTGCACATTGCTGCTTGTTGCTATAATATGCCAAAT AAACCACGTTTGGAGTAAACTGTTCCCACCAATCCCAACACCCAGCAACAAATTCCGAGACCCTTTCCCAGTTGACTATGAg AGAGCACGgacctgccccagctccacggAGACCGAGGTGGGCAGCCTGGCTGAAGGCCTCTCCTGCAGCGTCCTCGACGACTCCGTGTTCTGA
- the IL5RA gene encoding interleukin-5 receptor subunit alpha isoform X2 has protein sequence MMASGMSVFLFLLWTTNTPQGAGVQVLPPVNFTLTVSALGQVLLHWEPNPAQEQNNSTIRYDVKILSPEPEEYDTRRTHSVRTAALHNGFSARVRTLLLQQDLQMSSDWVEGNLPPLPGAAETSVTNLSCVTHVTISGNVSLHCTWLPGQGAPEDTKYFLFYRYETHTEECPTYTKDKWSRNTECRFSSTQIKPGEIDNLIVIHINGSSKRAAIKPFQQLFNQNAIEKVNIPRNISISLEQNDLLAMWEKPISPFHEECFEYEFYLINLKSGNKQILKISSNSFQLRVDASSRYSIRIRAKHNHLCRASGAWSDWSETIYVGQNKLENSTAWILTLLCVTTSCTLLLVAIICQINLQKRTAPF, from the exons ATGATGGCCAGTGGGATGTCAGTTTTCCTGTTCCTCCTCTGGACAACAAACACACCTCAAGGTGCAGGAG tcCAGGTTTTGCCACCTGTTAACTTCACCCTCACAGTCTCTGCATTAGGACAAGTGCTGTTACACTGGGAGCCAAACCCTGCTCAGGAACAAAACAACTCCACCATCAGATACGATGTGAAAATCCTGAGCCCTGAGCCAGAAGAg TATGACACCAGGAGGACTCACAGTGTGCGAACAGCGGCGCTTCACAACGGCTTCTCCGCCCGCGTGCGCACCTTGCTCCTCCAGCAGGACCTCCAGATGAGCAGTGACTGGGTGGAGGGAAACCTCCCACCTCTGCCAG GTGCTGCAGAGACCTCTGTCACCAAcctgtcctgtgtcacccaCGTCACCATCTCTGGCAATGTCTCCCTCCATTGCACTTGGCTCCCTGGCCAAGGGGCTCCAGAAGACACCAAATACTTCCTCTTTTACAG GTATgagacacacacagaggaatGTCCCACTTACACCAAGGACAAGTGGAGCAGGAATACCGAGTGCAGGTTTTCAAGTACTCAGATTAAACCTGGTGAGATTGACAACCTCATTGTCATTCACATCAATGGCTCCAGCAAACGTGCTGCAATCAAGCCTTTTCAGCAGTTATTTAACCAAAACGCCATCG AGAAAGTGAATATTCCCAGAAACATCAGCATATCCCTGGAGCAAAACGACCTCCTGGCCATGTGGGAGAAGCCAATTTCTCCTTTCCACGAGGAATGTTTTGAATATGAATTTTATCTCATCAACCTGAAGTCAGGCAACAAGCAG ATCCTGAAGATCTCCTCCAACAGTTTCCAGCTGCGGGTGGATGCCAGCAGCAGATATTCCATCAGGATCAGGGCCAAGCACAACCACCTCTGCCGTGCCTCAGGGGCCTGGAGTGACTGGAGTGAAACCATCTATGTTG GGCAAAACAAACTGGAGAATTCCACAGCCTGGATTCTCACTCTGCTCTGTGTGACCACGTCCTGCACATTGCTGCTTGTTGCTATAATATGCCAAAT TAACCTCCAAAAAAGAACAGCACCATTCTGA
- the TRNT1 gene encoding CCA tRNA nucleotidyltransferase 1, mitochondrial, with protein sequence MWAELWLVPRRAGLRLLRRRHGGSGAGSGAMRLQAPQFQALFTPGLRSVAELFEKKNYELRIAGGAVRDLLSGVTPQDIDFATTATPAEMKEMFTAAGVRLINNKGEKHGTITARLHEQNFEITTLRIDVVTDGRHAEVEFTTDWHKDAERRDLTVNSMFLGLDGTLYDFFNGYEDLKNKKIRFVGKAAERIQEDYLRILRYFRFYGRIAEKPGDHEPITLQAIKENAKGLAGISGERIWVELKKILLGNHVNHLVQLMYELDIAQYIGLPLDGNLEEFARVSKNIQNLSPKPMTVLTSLFKGKDDVTNLDLRLKISKEEKNLGLFLVKHRQELTKGSGPEPLRPYQDFLMDSREANTNSKIFELLKYQGEEQLLKEMQDWTVPSFPVSGHDLRKMGVSSGKEIGTALQQLRDEWKKSGYHMDKEELLSCLKKV encoded by the exons ATGTGGGCTGAGCTGTGGCTCGTGCCCCGCAGGGCCGGGCTGCGGCTGCTGCGGCGGCGGCAcggcgggagcggcgccggGAGCGGCGCCATGAGGCTGCAGGCGCCGCAGTTCCAGGCGCTCTTCACGCCCGGGCTGCGCAGCGTGGCCG aacTGTTTGAGAAGAAGAACTATGAGCTGAGGatagcaggaggggctgtgagggatTTACTGAGCGGAGTGACACCGCAGGACATCGATTTTGCCACCACAGCCACACCAGCAGAGATGAAGGAGATGTTCACAGCAGCTGGGGTCCGTCTGATCAAcaacaaaggagaaaaacacGGAACCATCACTGCCAGG CTCCACGAGCAGAATTTTGAAATCACCACTCTCCGAATCGACGTTGTCACCGACGGGCGGCACGCAGAGGTGGAGTTCACCACGGACTGGCACAAGGATGCTGAGAGGAGGGACCTCACTGTCAACTCCATGTTTTTAG GTTTGGATGGAACACTTTATGATTTCTTTAATGGCTATGAAGActtgaaaaacaagaaaatcagATTTGTGGGCAAGGCAGCTGAGAGAATACAAGAAGATTATTTAAGAATCCTGAGATACTTCAG ATTTTATGGAAGAATTGCAGAGAAACCTGGAGATCATGAACCTATTACACTGCAAGCAATTAAAGAAAATGCCAAAGGCTTGGCTGGAATATCAGGAGAAAGGATTTGGGtggaactgaaaaaaattcttcttggAAACCATGTCAATCATTTGGTTCAGCTTATGTATGAGCTGGATATTGCCCAGTACATAG gGCTACCACTTGATGGGAATTTAGAGGAATTTGCCAGAGTCAGTAAAAACATCCAAAATCTGTCTCCAAAACCCATGACTGTCCTGACATCCTTGTTCAAGGGGAAGGATGATGTCACAAACCTGGACCTGAGGCTGAAAATctccaaggaagaaaaaaaccttggCCTTTTCTTGGTGAAGCACAGGCAGGAGTTAACCAAAGGCTCAGGGCCAGAACCACTTAGACCATACCAGGACTTCCTGATGGAT tCTAGGGAAGCTAACACCAACTCCAAGATCTTTGAGCTCCTGAAGTACCaaggagaggagcagcttttGAAAGAAATGCAGGACTGGACTGTGCCCTCCTTCCCTGTCAGTGGGCACGACCTCAGGAAGATGGGGGTGTCCTCTGGCAAGGAGATTGggacagcactgcagcagctgagggatgAGTGGAAAAAGAGTGGGTACCACATGGATAAAGaggaactgctgagctgcctgAAGAAGGTGTAA